Genomic window (Allostreptomyces psammosilenae):
CGAACAGGCCCGGGCGGGAGCCCGGGGCCGCGCGGTGGTGGGTCTCGGCGGCGCCGCGCCGGATCCAGAAGCCGGTGACGCTGAGCAGGGCGCCGAGGAGGAAGACCACCCGCCAGCCCCAGGTCTCCATCTGCTCCTGGGTGAGCAGGGCGGCCAGCAGGGCGGCGGTGCCGGAGGCCAGCAGCTGGCCGACGGTGGTGCTGACGTACTGGAAGGAGGAGTACAGGCCGCGCCGGCCGGGGCCGGCGGACTCCACCAGGAAGGTGGTGGAGGCGGCGAACTCGCCGCCGACGGACAGCCCCTGCACCAGCCGGGCCAGCACCAGCAGCGCCGGCGCGAGCGCGCCGGCGGTGGCGTAGGTGGGCAGTACGGCGATCAGCAGGCTGCCGGCGCCCATGGCGAGGATGGTGACGGTCAGGGCGGTGCGCCGGCCGCGGCGGTCGGCGAGCGAGCCCAGCAGCAGGCCGCCGATCGGGCGCATGAAGAAGCCGCCGGCGAAGACCGCGAAGGTGGACAGCAGCGGCACCAGGGGGTCGTCGACGCCGCCCGGGAAGATCTGGGCGGAGAAGTAGACGGCGAGGAAGGAGTAGGCGTACCAGTCGAACCACTCGGTGGCGTTGCCGACGGAGGCGGCGAGCAGTTGGCGGGTGCGCGATGCCCCCGGGGGGAGGTGGCCGGCATCCGGCCGGTCCGCCGCGCCCGGCGCCGTCCCGCCGCCCCTGCGCCCGCCCTTCCCGTTCTCCGTTCCCGTTCCGGTCGAAGGTCCGGCTCCCGGTTCCGTCGCCATGCCGCCTCACCGCTTCCCACGCTCCGTCAGAGGATCTCCACCACGGCCCCCTTACCCACTTCCCCGCCGGACGCGCCGAGTCGGCGGCGGCAGTCCAGCACGTAGCGGGCGTGCGCGGCCACGGCGGCGTAGTCGAAGGCGTCGTGGTCGGCGAGCAGCACCACGGCGTCGGCGGCGGCCAGCTCCTCGGGGGTGGCCTCGACCCTGACCACCGCCCCGGCGCCCGGCAGCCCGTCGCCGATGTGCACCCCCTCCACCACGTGCGGGTCGGCGGCCCGCACCTCGGCGCCCATCCGCAGCAGCAGCTGGGCGACGCGCGCGGCCGGGGTCTCCCGGGCGTCGCCGGTGTTGCGCTTGTAGGCGAGGCCGAGCAGCAGCACCCGGGAGCCGTTCACGGCGGCGCGCCGCTCGTTCAGCGCGGCGACCAGGCGGCGCACCACGTAGTCCGGCATGTGGCTGTTGACGTCGTTGGCCAGCTCCACGAAGCGGAAGCTGCGGCCGAGCGCCCGCTGCACCCGCCAGGACAGGTAGGAGGGGTCGATCGGCAGGCAGTGGCCGCCCACGCCGGGGCCGGGGGTGAAGCGCAGGTAGCCGAAGGGCTTGGTGGAGGCGGCGTCGATGGCCTCCCACACGTCGATGCCGAGGTCGTGCGCGAACACCGCGAGCTCGTTGACCAACGCGATGTTGACGTGCCGGAAGGTGTTCTCCAGCAGCTTGGTCAGCTCGGCGCTGCGGCAGCTGGAGACCTCGACGGTGCGCTCCACCAGCGAGCCGTAGAAGTCGCGGACGACCTCCAGCGAGGCGGCGTCGATGCCGGAGATCACCTTGGGGGTGTTCTCCAGCCGCCACTCGGGGTTGCCCGGGTCGATCCGCTCGGGGCTGTAGCCGAGGTGGAAGTCCCGGCCGGCGAGCAGCCCGGAGCCCTCCTCCAGCAGCGGGGCGAGGAGTTCCTCGGTGGTGCCGGGGTAGGTGGTGGACTCCAGGACGACGGTGGCGCCCGGGCGCAGGTAGCGGGCGAGCATCCGGCCGCACTCCTCGATGTGGCTGAGGTCCGGCACGCCGTCGCGCAGCGGGGTGGGCACGGTGACCACGGCGATGTCGAAGCCGGCGCAGTCCCGTGGCCGGTGCGAGGCGCGGTAGCGGCCGGAGGCCAGCGCGGCGCCGAGCCGGTCCGCCGGTATGTCCTCCACGTACGACTCGCCGGCCGCCAGCCGCTTGACGCGCGCCTCGTCCACGTCGAAGCCGACCACGTCGTGGCCGACCTCGGCGGCGCGGACGGCGAGCGGCAGCCCGACGTACCCCTGTCCCGCGATCACAGCGCGCATGGCCCGTCGCCCCTTCCGGCGGCGTCCCGGTGGTCCGTCCGCGTGCCGGACCGATCCACTCCGGGCGGCGGGTGCCGCCGGCGCCCCCAGGCGGCCCCGGCGTCCCCGCGTACTCGTCGCCACCATCACGGTACGGAGAGTCGCCGCTGTGGCGCAGGCGTATCGGAGAACTGGGGCGGACGCCTTGGGCCGTGCCCGGCTCCGCGCCCGGTTCCGGCGGCCCGTCCCGGCCGCCGGGTCGCCGCCGGGTCGCCGCCGGGCCGCCGGCCGTCCGCCGCGCGTCCCGGGGTGCGGACGGCGTCGGCGCTCGCCGGTCCCCGCGCGGGCGTACTCTGGGAACCCGCCCGGTCCTGGCGCCCGACGGCCCCCCGCCGCCCGGCCTGCCGGGTTCTTCGTGTTGCCCCGAAGGACGGTCCACACCCCATGAGCCTTGTCGGACTGCTCGACCTCGTCGACCGGGACCCCGCGGTCGCCGAGGCGATCGAAGCGGCTCGTGCCGGCAACCGGCACCACCTCGACCTGATCGGCCCGCCCGCCGCGCGGCCCTTCGTGCTGGCCTCGCTGGCCCGGGCCCGCGCCCTGGCGGGCGCCGGCGACCGCGGCGGCACGCCCGGCGGTGGCGGCGTGGTGCTCGCCGTGACCGCCACCGGCCGGGAGTCCGAGGACCTGGTCGCCGCCCTGCGTTCGCTCCTGCCGCCGGACAGCGTCGTGGAGTACCCCGCCTGGGAGACCCTGCCGCACGAGCGCCTCTCGCCCCGCTCGGACACCGTCGGCCGCCGCCTGGCGGTGCTGCGCCGGCTCGCCCACCCCGACCTCTCGCCCGGCGCCGACCCCGCCGCGGGCCCGGTCCGGGTGGTGGTCGCGCCGGTGCGCAGCGTGCTGCAGCCGCAGGTCGCCGGGCTGGCCGACCTGGAGCCGGTGGCGCTGCGCGCCGGGCAGGACATCTCGCTGGACGAGACGGTGGAGCGGCTGGCGGCCGCCGCCTACGCCCGCGTGGAGCTGGTGGAGAAGCGCGGCGACTTCGCGGTGCGCGGCGGCATCCTGGACGTCTTCCCGCCCACCGAGGAGCACCCCCTGCGGGTGGAGTTCTGGGGCGACACGGTCGAGGAGATCCGCTACTTCAAGGTCGCCGACCAGCGCTCGCTGGAGGTGTGCGAGCACGGCCTGTGGGCGCCGCCCTGCCGTGAGCTGCTGCTCACCGACGCGGTGCGCTCGCGCGCGGCCGAGCTGGC
Coding sequences:
- a CDS encoding MFS transporter; the protein is MATEPGAGPSTGTGTENGKGGRRGGGTAPGAADRPDAGHLPPGASRTRQLLAASVGNATEWFDWYAYSFLAVYFSAQIFPGGVDDPLVPLLSTFAVFAGGFFMRPIGGLLLGSLADRRGRRTALTVTILAMGAGSLLIAVLPTYATAGALAPALLVLARLVQGLSVGGEFAASTTFLVESAGPGRRGLYSSFQYVSTTVGQLLASGTAALLAALLTQEQMETWGWRVVFLLGALLSVTGFWIRRGAAETHHRAAPGSRPGLFEALTRHPRQSLLIVGITLGGTITYYTWTAYLPTYATVNEDIAAGDALTVSTVALAVFALLQPLAGALSDRVGRRPLLIAFAGGSALLTVPLLAALTGSPWSLLLVALAGMTLLSGYTAIAAAVNAEVFPARVRAAGIGFPYSLSVALFGGTAPYVGTWLEREGRPELFAWWVVLLCAVSLLVYLRLPETAHRPLDGQDHGPRDAAAGPADSAGRPA
- a CDS encoding nucleotide sugar dehydrogenase, translating into MRAVIAGQGYVGLPLAVRAAEVGHDVVGFDVDEARVKRLAAGESYVEDIPADRLGAALASGRYRASHRPRDCAGFDIAVVTVPTPLRDGVPDLSHIEECGRMLARYLRPGATVVLESTTYPGTTEELLAPLLEEGSGLLAGRDFHLGYSPERIDPGNPEWRLENTPKVISGIDAASLEVVRDFYGSLVERTVEVSSCRSAELTKLLENTFRHVNIALVNELAVFAHDLGIDVWEAIDAASTKPFGYLRFTPGPGVGGHCLPIDPSYLSWRVQRALGRSFRFVELANDVNSHMPDYVVRRLVAALNERRAAVNGSRVLLLGLAYKRNTGDARETPAARVAQLLLRMGAEVRAADPHVVEGVHIGDGLPGAGAVVRVEATPEELAAADAVVLLADHDAFDYAAVAAHARYVLDCRRRLGASGGEVGKGAVVEIL